One genomic window of Cupriavidus sp. P-10 includes the following:
- a CDS encoding Atu1372/SO_1960 family protein, with protein MNILVAGFQHETNTFAPTMATYESFVRGEDFPAMVRGEAIYDLLDVNVPISGFIHHVREHGHTVTPVIWAAAGASAHVTTDAYERIAGEIVEAVTTASYDTIYLDLHGAMVAQHLDDGEGELLARIRAAAGPDMKIVVSLDLHANVTERMLALADGVVAYRTYPHVDMAATGKRAAEMLLELCRRETRAHLVARRVPFLIPVNSMSTMMQPAQGIYELLEELEPQGVLSLSFTPGFPAADFTECGPVVWGYGFDKARVERAVEALLARICEPESQWAVQFEEPDAAVQRAMQIAQKATRPVILADTQDNPGVGGDGNTMGMLRALLKAGAQDAAIGIICDPAAAAAAHQAGVGARIDIALGGCPQVSEDAPLRATFEVEALSEGKFVYGGPMMHGKAANLGPMARLRLDGVLVAVSSTKAQLLDRNMYRAVGIEPAGMKILVNKSSVHFRADFAAIAEDIFVVRAPGPFIADPADLPWQHLKPGMRLKPNGPAFAPAPRIYDKLAQLGIELPTASAPAAAYVPSVRSGKLIHVSGHLSRVDGQVRTGRFGDDLCTADGVAAARLVAIDLLATLHAATGDLDSIVRIVKLTSLVHSTADFTEQHLVTNGASELLAEVFGTRGQHARSAFGVSQLPLGACLEIELIVEVY; from the coding sequence GTGAATATCCTAGTTGCCGGTTTCCAGCACGAAACCAATACGTTCGCCCCAACCATGGCCACGTACGAGAGCTTCGTCCGTGGCGAGGACTTTCCCGCCATGGTGCGCGGCGAGGCGATCTACGACCTGCTGGACGTGAACGTGCCGATCAGCGGCTTCATCCACCATGTTCGCGAGCACGGTCACACCGTCACGCCGGTGATCTGGGCGGCTGCCGGTGCCTCGGCCCATGTCACGACCGATGCCTACGAGCGCATCGCCGGCGAGATCGTGGAGGCGGTGACGACGGCCTCGTACGACACGATCTATCTCGACCTGCATGGCGCCATGGTGGCCCAGCACCTAGACGACGGCGAGGGCGAGTTGCTGGCGCGCATCCGTGCCGCGGCCGGCCCGGACATGAAGATCGTGGTCTCGCTGGATCTGCATGCCAACGTTACCGAACGGATGCTCGCGCTGGCGGATGGGGTGGTGGCGTATCGCACCTATCCGCACGTGGATATGGCCGCCACCGGCAAACGGGCAGCCGAGATGCTGCTGGAGTTGTGCAGGCGGGAGACGCGTGCGCACCTGGTGGCACGACGCGTGCCGTTCCTGATACCGGTCAACAGCATGTCCACAATGATGCAGCCCGCTCAAGGCATCTACGAGCTGCTCGAAGAGCTGGAGCCGCAAGGCGTGCTCTCGCTGTCGTTCACACCGGGCTTTCCCGCGGCCGACTTCACCGAGTGCGGTCCCGTCGTTTGGGGGTACGGCTTCGACAAAGCCCGCGTCGAGCGGGCCGTCGAGGCACTGCTCGCGCGCATCTGTGAACCCGAGAGCCAGTGGGCCGTGCAGTTCGAGGAGCCGGATGCAGCGGTGCAGCGTGCCATGCAGATCGCGCAAAAGGCCACGCGGCCAGTGATCCTTGCGGACACGCAGGACAACCCGGGCGTCGGCGGCGATGGCAACACCATGGGCATGCTGCGTGCGCTTCTCAAGGCCGGCGCGCAGGACGCCGCGATCGGGATCATCTGCGATCCCGCCGCGGCTGCGGCCGCGCACCAGGCTGGAGTTGGCGCGAGGATCGATATCGCGCTTGGCGGCTGCCCACAGGTGAGCGAGGATGCCCCGCTGCGGGCGACCTTCGAGGTGGAGGCACTGTCCGAAGGCAAGTTCGTCTACGGCGGACCGATGATGCACGGCAAGGCTGCCAACCTGGGACCCATGGCGCGACTGCGGCTCGACGGCGTGCTCGTTGCCGTCAGCTCGACCAAGGCACAACTGCTCGACCGCAACATGTACCGCGCGGTCGGCATCGAACCGGCGGGGATGAAGATTCTCGTGAACAAAAGCTCGGTGCATTTCCGAGCCGACTTCGCCGCGATCGCGGAAGACATTTTCGTGGTGCGTGCACCCGGTCCGTTCATCGCCGATCCGGCGGACCTGCCATGGCAGCATCTCAAGCCCGGCATGCGCCTGAAACCGAACGGTCCGGCGTTCGCGCCGGCCCCGCGAATCTATGACAAGCTTGCGCAACTCGGCATCGAACTGCCCACGGCTTCAGCCCCGGCGGCGGCCTATGTGCCGAGCGTGCGGTCCGGCAAGCTGATCCACGTGTCCGGCCATCTCTCTCGCGTCGATGGCCAGGTTCGGACCGGCCGCTTTGGCGACGACCTGTGCACCGCCGACGGGGTCGCGGCGGCCCGCCTGGTTGCCATCGACTTGCTCGCGACGCTGCACGCCGCCACCGGCGACCTCGATTCGATCGTGCGGATCGTCAAGCTCACCAGCCTTGTCCATTCGACAGCGGACTTCACCGAGCAGCACCTCGTGACCAATGGCGCCAGCGAACTGCTCGCCGAAGTGTTTGGCACGCGCGGCCAGCACGCGCGCAGCGCGTTCGGCGTGTCGCAGTTGCCGCTCGGCGCCTGCCTGGAAATCGAACTGATCGTCGAGGTCTACTGA
- a CDS encoding tripartite tricarboxylate transporter substrate binding protein encodes MLFLERIFQPTIRLTTDSRIYARRPKKVEDDMQDRGLPPVKRWMALSAALLGITLTSAPASAAEAFPTKPISMLVAFPPGGPADVLARAMQPAMAKALGQPVVIENLPGAGGALAVQRLLSRPADGYTLIMGSPNEAILTPLALASAKYKSEELALLAPVSNHPLVVMTRSDLPYNSLEQIIAAGKSAGSKSLTFGNPGYGTMYHIVAEYMAQLTGAKMLQVPYKGATPMLADLTGRQIDMTILPNLGASTQLLETHKIKAVAVLDTQRMRTLPDVPAISETSVARKSEFVYSIWLGVMSRAGIPPERARVLMDASQQALRSPELIKALELSGVQPMKPQTLEASAKFYVDETEKFRKMAASIKLTPQ; translated from the coding sequence TTGCTGTTCCTCGAACGAATTTTCCAGCCAACAATCCGCCTCACGACCGATTCTCGTATCTACGCGAGAAGGCCTAAGAAAGTGGAGGATGACATGCAAGACCGAGGACTACCCCCCGTCAAACGCTGGATGGCGCTTAGTGCCGCCCTCCTGGGGATTACGCTGACCAGCGCGCCGGCGTCCGCCGCCGAAGCGTTTCCCACCAAGCCGATATCGATGCTGGTCGCATTCCCGCCGGGGGGGCCTGCTGATGTTTTGGCGCGGGCCATGCAGCCGGCGATGGCCAAGGCGCTCGGCCAGCCTGTGGTCATCGAGAATCTGCCCGGCGCCGGCGGCGCGCTGGCAGTGCAGCGGCTGCTGAGCCGCCCGGCCGACGGCTACACGCTGATCATGGGCTCGCCCAACGAGGCCATCCTGACGCCGCTGGCGCTCGCCAGCGCCAAGTACAAGTCGGAGGAGCTGGCGCTGCTGGCGCCGGTCTCGAACCACCCGCTCGTCGTGATGACGCGCAGCGACCTGCCGTACAACTCGCTCGAACAGATCATCGCGGCCGGCAAGTCGGCAGGCAGCAAGAGCCTGACCTTCGGCAATCCGGGCTACGGGACCATGTACCACATCGTCGCCGAATACATGGCTCAGCTAACCGGCGCCAAGATGCTGCAGGTGCCGTACAAGGGTGCCACGCCGATGCTGGCAGACCTGACCGGTCGCCAGATCGACATGACGATCCTGCCAAACCTCGGTGCCTCCACGCAGCTGCTCGAAACGCACAAGATCAAGGCGGTCGCAGTGCTGGACACGCAGCGCATGCGAACGCTGCCCGATGTGCCTGCCATCTCCGAAACCAGCGTCGCGCGCAAGTCCGAGTTTGTTTATTCGATCTGGCTCGGCGTCATGAGCAGGGCCGGTATTCCGCCGGAGCGTGCCCGTGTATTGATGGACGCCTCGCAACAAGCGCTGCGGTCGCCAGAACTGATCAAGGCGCTTGAGCTCTCCGGCGTGCAGCCGATGAAGCCACAGACGCTCGAGGCATCCGCGAAGTTCTACGTCGACGAGACCGAGAAATTCAGGAAGATGGCCGCCTCGATCAAGCTGACGCCGCAATAA
- a CDS encoding GNAT family N-acetyltransferase encodes MTTRTQFRHLEAPADLHAAFGIMQQLRPHLRDSQAFASQVARQQAQGYHLLAACTDGAVVGLAGYRLQENLIYGRFVYVDDLVMDAGRQRGGLGGELLGKVREQAVALGCAHFVLDTGLHMALAQRFYFRQGLLARGLHFSEPLPAGGVA; translated from the coding sequence GTGACTACCAGAACCCAGTTCCGTCATCTCGAGGCACCCGCCGACCTGCACGCCGCCTTCGGCATCATGCAGCAACTGCGCCCCCATCTGCGCGACAGCCAGGCATTCGCAAGCCAGGTGGCGCGCCAGCAGGCGCAAGGCTACCATTTGCTGGCCGCCTGCACGGACGGCGCGGTGGTCGGCCTGGCAGGTTATCGCCTGCAGGAAAACTTGATCTACGGCCGCTTCGTCTATGTGGATGATCTCGTGATGGACGCCGGCCGGCAACGCGGTGGGCTCGGCGGCGAGCTGCTCGGCAAGGTGCGCGAGCAGGCCGTGGCGCTCGGCTGTGCACATTTCGTCCTCGATACCGGCCTGCACATGGCGCTGGCGCAGCGTTTCTATTTCCGCCAGGGGCTCCTGGCGAGGGGGCTGCATTTCAGCGAGCCGCTACCAGCGGGCGGGGTGGCATGA
- a CDS encoding amidohydrolase — MDAGNRTAEAVAVRDGRIQAVGRRSDIEALAGAGTRVVDLKGKTLIPGFVDAHSHFLATGTAEAFSVDLSSAPVGTVKNIDEIVARLKRKAEITPKGEWILGHGYDDTLVTEKRHPTRADLDRVSADHPIFVRHVSGHFAVANSKALELAQITRDTPNPQGGEFRRDAATGELNGVLEETPALAPVAARIPTPSREKNLEAIRKATDIYSAKGVTTAQDGALGNPRLLGMVQEAAAQGQLPIRLVLWPTAPVAKALIEGKAEFRSPDPQLLRIGATKLFDDGSIQGYTGYLSQPYHVHAPGKDHAYHGYPTMPREQLAALVLEQHKAGRQIAIHGNGDAAIDDILFAFSEAQKAFPRADARHIIVHAQTARDDQLDRMKALGVIPTFFVLHTYYWGDWHRDVFLGPQRAMRISPAESALKRGLRFTIHTDTPVVPMDPLRLMWSAANRISSSGKVIGASERISPTQALRAVTIDAAWQAFEENSRGSIEPGKLADFAILSASPLEEPARIKDIQVLETIVGGKTVFSR; from the coding sequence GTGGACGCCGGCAATCGCACCGCGGAAGCAGTAGCCGTACGCGACGGCCGCATCCAGGCGGTAGGACGCAGGAGCGACATCGAGGCACTGGCCGGGGCAGGCACCAGGGTGGTCGATCTGAAGGGGAAAACCTTGATTCCCGGCTTCGTCGACGCGCACAGCCATTTCCTGGCGACGGGTACCGCGGAGGCATTCTCCGTTGACCTGAGCAGTGCCCCCGTGGGCACCGTCAAGAACATCGACGAGATCGTCGCGCGCCTGAAGCGCAAGGCCGAAATCACGCCCAAGGGAGAATGGATCCTCGGCCACGGCTATGACGACACCCTGGTCACGGAGAAACGGCACCCGACCCGAGCCGACCTGGACCGGGTATCCGCCGATCATCCGATCTTCGTTCGCCACGTCTCGGGCCACTTTGCCGTTGCCAACAGCAAGGCCCTGGAACTGGCGCAGATCACCAGGGACACCCCGAATCCGCAGGGTGGCGAATTCCGGCGCGATGCCGCCACGGGCGAACTGAATGGCGTACTGGAGGAGACCCCCGCGCTGGCGCCGGTGGCGGCCAGGATACCGACGCCGAGCCGCGAGAAGAATCTCGAGGCGATCCGCAAGGCCACCGACATCTACTCGGCCAAAGGCGTGACGACAGCGCAAGACGGCGCCCTCGGGAATCCCAGGCTGCTGGGCATGGTCCAGGAGGCGGCCGCGCAGGGGCAACTGCCGATCCGCCTGGTACTCTGGCCCACCGCTCCTGTCGCCAAGGCGCTGATCGAAGGCAAGGCCGAGTTCCGCTCACCGGATCCGCAACTGCTCAGGATCGGTGCCACCAAGCTTTTCGATGACGGCTCGATCCAGGGCTATACCGGCTACCTGAGCCAGCCATACCACGTGCACGCGCCCGGCAAGGATCACGCCTATCACGGCTACCCCACCATGCCGCGCGAACAGCTTGCCGCGCTGGTGCTCGAGCAACACAAAGCAGGTCGGCAGATCGCCATCCACGGCAACGGCGATGCCGCCATTGACGACATCCTGTTCGCTTTCAGCGAAGCACAGAAGGCCTTCCCCCGTGCCGACGCGCGCCACATCATCGTCCACGCACAGACGGCGCGCGACGACCAGCTCGACAGGATGAAGGCACTGGGCGTGATCCCGACTTTCTTTGTCCTGCATACCTACTACTGGGGTGACTGGCACCGCGACGTCTTCCTCGGGCCGCAGCGCGCCATGCGCATCAGCCCGGCGGAATCCGCGCTCAAGCGGGGGCTGCGGTTCACCATCCACACTGACACACCCGTGGTACCGATGGATCCGCTGCGCCTGATGTGGTCGGCGGCCAACCGGATTTCGAGCAGCGGCAAGGTGATCGGGGCGTCGGAACGCATCAGTCCCACCCAGGCGCTGCGCGCGGTCACCATCGACGCTGCATGGCAGGCATTCGAGGAGAACAGCCGCGGCTCGATCGAACCGGGCAAGCTCGCGGATTTCGCCATCCTGTCCGCCAGCCCGCTGGAGGAACCGGCACGGATCAAGGATATCCAGGTGCTCGAGACCATCGTGGGAGGGAAGACCGTCTTTTCACGGTGA
- the mdh gene encoding iron-dependent methanol dehydrogenase: MTHLNIANRVDSFFIPCVTLFGPGCARETGARAKALGARKALIVTDAGLYKMGLSEVVAGHIREAGLQAVIFPGAEPNPTDVNVHDGARLFEREECDFIVSLGGGSSHDCAKGIGLVSAGGGHIRDYEGIDKSTVPMTPLISINTTAGTAAEMTRFCIITNSSNHVKMAIVDWRCTPLIAIDDPSLMVAMPPALTAATGMDALTHAIEAYVSTAATPITDACAEKAIALIAEWLPKAVANGDSMEARAAMCYAQYLAGMAFNNASLGYVHAMAHQLGGFYNLPHGVCNAILLPHVSEFNLIAAPERYARIAELLGENIGGLSAHDAAKAAISAIRTLSASIGIPAGLAGLGVKTDDHEVMASNAQKDACMLTNPRKATLAQVMAIFAAAM, from the coding sequence ATGACCCACCTGAACATCGCTAATCGCGTCGACAGCTTCTTCATTCCCTGCGTGACCCTCTTTGGTCCGGGCTGCGCGCGCGAAACGGGCGCTCGCGCCAAAGCACTTGGGGCCAGGAAGGCTCTCATCGTCACGGATGCCGGCTTGTACAAGATGGGGCTCTCCGAGGTCGTCGCGGGGCACATTCGCGAAGCCGGGCTCCAGGCCGTCATCTTTCCGGGTGCTGAGCCCAATCCCACCGACGTTAACGTTCACGACGGCGCAAGGTTGTTCGAGCGGGAAGAATGCGACTTCATCGTTTCGCTCGGCGGCGGTTCATCGCACGACTGCGCGAAAGGCATCGGCCTCGTTTCCGCCGGAGGCGGACATATCCGCGACTACGAAGGCATCGACAAATCAACGGTGCCAATGACGCCGCTGATTTCGATCAACACGACCGCTGGCACTGCTGCGGAAATGACACGCTTTTGCATCATCACTAATTCGAGCAATCATGTGAAGATGGCAATCGTCGACTGGCGTTGCACGCCGTTAATCGCCATCGACGATCCGAGCCTGATGGTCGCGATGCCGCCCGCCTTGACGGCGGCGACCGGCATGGACGCATTGACTCACGCCATCGAGGCATACGTTTCCACCGCCGCCACGCCAATTACCGATGCCTGTGCGGAAAAGGCGATCGCGCTGATCGCCGAATGGCTGCCCAAAGCGGTGGCGAACGGGGACTCGATGGAAGCACGCGCGGCGATGTGCTACGCCCAATACCTTGCCGGCATGGCCTTCAACAACGCATCACTCGGTTACGTGCACGCGATGGCCCATCAACTCGGCGGCTTCTACAATTTGCCCCACGGCGTGTGCAACGCGATCCTGCTGCCGCACGTGTCGGAATTCAACCTCATTGCCGCGCCGGAACGCTACGCGAGAATCGCCGAACTGCTAGGCGAGAACATTGGGGGCTTGAGCGCGCACGACGCCGCCAAAGCTGCAATCTCGGCGATCCGGACCCTTTCCGCGTCGATTGGCATTCCGGCGGGTCTGGCAGGCCTGGGCGTCAAGACGGACGACCATGAAGTGATGGCAAGCAATGCGCAAAAGGATGCTTGCATGCTGACGAATCCGCGCAAGGCCACGCTGGCGCAAGTCATGGCAATCTTCGCTGCGGCGATGTAA
- a CDS encoding DUF2252 family protein → MAPLTQDVLGYEEWLRHQCDVVEGDLLFKHERMRKDAHTFLRATYFRWAKGTLRFAADCLDTPSVLAIGDCHVENFGTWRDAEGRQVWGVNDFDDAAIMPYSLDLVRLATSATLAQRRESPAPDVCAAILEGYVNGIQQPRPVLLEQGFPWFGKLMWELIDKPQEFWQSLENLEHVNPPRGIVRMFERSLPRGATLEWVAPRRRGGGGLGRPRYCAMANWQGGAIVREAKALVPSSWYWANNRKTKASRFIDVANGAYRSPDPFLQICDSFILRRIGPDSRKLDIDDVAKAGRGPQLLEAMGRDVGSIHAAHRRVSEVLTHLRSQPKGWLLDCTARSTASVLEDYDTWRTLVPSDSPRQSDRRPHRKAHKRGQ, encoded by the coding sequence ATGGCACCGCTGACGCAGGACGTTTTGGGGTACGAGGAATGGCTGCGTCATCAGTGCGATGTCGTAGAAGGCGACCTGCTTTTCAAGCATGAGCGCATGCGGAAGGACGCACATACGTTCCTGCGAGCGACGTATTTCCGTTGGGCAAAGGGTACTTTACGTTTCGCGGCCGACTGCCTCGACACTCCGTCCGTGCTAGCTATTGGCGATTGCCATGTCGAGAACTTCGGTACCTGGCGTGATGCAGAAGGACGGCAGGTATGGGGTGTCAACGATTTCGACGACGCTGCAATCATGCCTTATTCATTGGATTTGGTGCGGTTGGCAACCAGCGCGACCTTGGCCCAGCGGCGCGAGTCTCCTGCGCCAGATGTTTGTGCGGCCATTCTCGAAGGCTACGTAAACGGTATCCAGCAGCCAAGGCCGGTCTTGCTTGAACAGGGCTTTCCGTGGTTTGGCAAGCTGATGTGGGAGCTCATCGACAAACCTCAGGAATTCTGGCAATCCCTGGAGAATTTGGAGCATGTGAATCCGCCGCGCGGAATCGTACGAATGTTCGAGCGAAGCCTACCCCGGGGAGCCACGCTGGAATGGGTCGCGCCGAGGCGGCGTGGCGGTGGAGGTCTCGGCCGTCCCAGGTATTGCGCTATGGCGAACTGGCAAGGTGGGGCGATCGTCCGCGAGGCTAAGGCACTGGTGCCGTCGAGCTGGTACTGGGCTAACAACCGAAAGACGAAGGCCTCACGATTTATTGACGTAGCAAACGGCGCATACCGTTCCCCAGATCCCTTTCTTCAGATTTGCGACAGCTTCATTCTGCGGCGCATCGGACCAGACAGCCGCAAGCTCGACATCGATGATGTTGCGAAGGCGGGAAGGGGGCCACAGTTGTTGGAGGCAATGGGGCGCGACGTTGGGTCGATCCATGCCGCGCATAGGCGCGTATCCGAAGTGCTGACGCATCTGCGCAGCCAGCCCAAGGGATGGCTGCTCGACTGCACCGCGCGCTCAACGGCCAGCGTCCTCGAAGACTACGACACCTGGCGAACCCTCGTGCCTTCCGATTCACCGCGGCAGTCCGACCGTAGGCCACATAGGAAGGCGCACAAACGGGGTCAATGA
- a CDS encoding CYTH and CHAD domain-containing protein, which produces MENELKFEVAGDQDAAIRELPTLLDAELLSPQEQALESEYFDTPDFLLRRNGAALRVRRDGDQIVQTLKSTGEQRAGIFEREEYESELKEAKPDLEALRAAVPKSSPLSHVLKNASLSDQLAPIFRSTVTRKLWTLRPTSGEEIELALDTGVITAAEHARSFCELELELKHGDPRRLGEVGLRLIDKVPLSLSMQSKSDRGYDLLVCDNRSAIKALPIALRKKDTVEEALCKILHNCLAQVHANVPLVATGHSPEGVHQMRVGLRRFRSALDMFEDVVKLPAALEDEVKWIADELGQSRDWYVLAHSTLSQVDAGDDKPDPMAETKAAAAEIAEDRHAKATAAVQSPRYARVALALDHWITTNPWRDTSDDTRKMLKKRIGVLADRVLRQRHRRLVRRGRGLHKLDAHHRHRARIAAKKLRYAVEFFADLFEQKSLKPYRQVLAKLQDDLGWGNDMAVADGLLSHLQQHHRKASDGAGYARGFLAARVADDRDNQRRLWKRFRSTSRPGSPK; this is translated from the coding sequence ATGGAGAACGAACTGAAGTTTGAAGTGGCGGGGGACCAGGACGCCGCCATTCGCGAATTGCCAACGCTTCTGGACGCGGAACTGCTTTCGCCACAGGAGCAGGCCCTGGAAAGCGAATACTTCGATACTCCCGACTTTCTCCTGCGGCGAAACGGTGCAGCTTTGCGCGTTCGCCGCGATGGCGACCAGATCGTGCAGACCCTGAAGTCTACCGGCGAGCAGCGCGCCGGGATCTTCGAGCGCGAAGAGTACGAATCCGAGTTGAAAGAGGCGAAACCCGATCTCGAAGCCTTGCGCGCCGCTGTGCCAAAGTCTTCGCCGCTTTCACATGTCCTCAAGAACGCATCGCTGTCAGATCAGCTAGCCCCAATTTTTCGAAGCACGGTCACCCGGAAATTGTGGACGCTAAGGCCGACGAGCGGCGAGGAGATCGAACTCGCACTAGACACCGGCGTGATCACGGCGGCAGAGCATGCTCGCTCCTTCTGCGAGCTTGAACTGGAACTCAAGCATGGCGATCCCCGCCGCCTTGGCGAAGTCGGCCTCCGGCTCATCGATAAGGTACCGTTAAGCCTAAGCATGCAGAGCAAGAGCGACCGGGGCTACGACTTGCTGGTATGCGACAACCGCTCGGCGATCAAAGCCCTGCCCATCGCCCTGAGGAAGAAAGACACTGTGGAAGAGGCCCTGTGCAAGATATTGCACAACTGCCTGGCCCAGGTGCATGCCAATGTGCCGCTGGTAGCCACCGGACATTCGCCCGAGGGCGTGCATCAGATGCGCGTGGGCCTGCGCCGCTTCCGTTCCGCGCTCGACATGTTCGAGGATGTGGTCAAACTGCCGGCTGCCCTCGAGGATGAAGTGAAGTGGATTGCCGACGAGCTCGGCCAATCACGTGACTGGTATGTGCTGGCACACTCCACGTTGTCGCAGGTTGATGCAGGCGACGACAAGCCCGACCCCATGGCGGAAACCAAGGCGGCGGCCGCCGAAATCGCAGAGGACCGCCATGCCAAGGCAACGGCTGCGGTACAGTCGCCGCGCTATGCACGCGTTGCGCTTGCGCTCGATCACTGGATAACGACGAACCCATGGCGCGATACGTCCGATGACACGCGCAAGATGCTCAAGAAGCGTATCGGCGTGCTTGCAGATCGGGTCCTGCGCCAACGCCATCGCAGGCTGGTCCGCCGTGGCCGAGGCCTGCACAAGCTCGATGCGCATCATCGCCACCGCGCACGGATCGCGGCAAAGAAGCTGCGCTACGCGGTTGAGTTCTTCGCGGACCTCTTCGAGCAGAAGAGCCTGAAGCCGTATCGACAGGTACTGGCGAAACTGCAGGATGATCTGGGTTGGGGCAACGACATGGCGGTAGCAGATGGCCTGCTTAGCCATCTGCAGCAGCACCATCGGAAGGCCTCGGATGGTGCGGGCTATGCGCGCGGCTTCCTGGCGGCGCGCGTAGCGGACGATCGTGATAATCAACGGAGGCTTTGGAAGCGGTTCCGAAGCACAAGTCGCCCAGGCTCGCCGAAGTGA
- a CDS encoding porin gives MIGCCSSVHAQSGVTLFGIADAGIEFSNNAGRNGDSLVRLVSGNQSGSRWGLRGMEDLGSGLKAVFLLESGFDIDTGNSGQGGRLFGRNAYAGLDSQYGSLLLGRQQTAMREFGNIYDPNAIADRYSILSIAPEFGARADNTVKYVGKFGKLTGQAFYSFQANGSEVAGSNVFGRNFGAFLNYASGPFALGVAYDDAHVGTPTNQAPVLRRVSVAGTYAVGDAKVYAGYRLAKAYDGAMLPGAQAANTGSNLYWLGLAYKLAPAFSLTGAAYYQDFRQTASDPWQFVLTSDYSLSKRTDLYASVSYALNKDNSALGVNGFNSGSGTSAVFNVQPGKDQVGAVVGVRHRF, from the coding sequence ATGATAGGGTGTTGTTCAAGCGTCCACGCCCAGTCCGGCGTGACGCTGTTCGGTATCGCCGACGCCGGTATCGAATTCAGCAATAATGCAGGCCGCAATGGCGACAGTCTCGTGCGGCTGGTTTCCGGGAACCAGTCTGGCTCGCGTTGGGGGCTGCGGGGCATGGAGGATTTGGGCAGCGGGCTGAAGGCAGTCTTTCTGCTGGAAAGCGGCTTCGACATCGATACCGGCAATTCGGGCCAGGGCGGGCGTCTGTTCGGCCGCAATGCCTATGCAGGGCTCGACAGCCAATACGGCTCACTGCTGCTGGGACGGCAGCAAACCGCCATGCGCGAATTCGGCAATATCTATGACCCCAATGCGATTGCCGACCGCTACAGCATCCTCTCGATTGCGCCGGAGTTTGGCGCGCGCGCGGACAATACCGTCAAGTATGTGGGCAAGTTCGGCAAGCTGACCGGCCAGGCTTTCTACTCATTCCAGGCTAATGGCAGCGAAGTGGCCGGCAGCAACGTTTTCGGACGTAATTTCGGCGCGTTCCTCAACTATGCCTCCGGCCCCTTCGCGCTGGGCGTGGCCTATGACGATGCGCACGTCGGCACGCCGACAAACCAGGCGCCGGTCCTGAGGCGCGTTTCCGTGGCTGGCACCTATGCAGTGGGTGATGCGAAGGTCTATGCCGGCTACCGCCTGGCGAAGGCCTATGATGGTGCCATGCTGCCGGGCGCCCAGGCGGCTAACACCGGCTCGAACCTCTACTGGCTGGGCCTGGCTTACAAATTGGCGCCGGCGTTCTCTCTGACTGGCGCGGCATACTACCAAGACTTCCGCCAGACCGCATCCGACCCGTGGCAATTTGTGCTTACCAGCGATTATTCACTCAGCAAACGCACCGACCTCTACGCCTCGGTCTCCTACGCGCTAAACAAGGATAACTCGGCACTGGGGGTCAACGGCTTCAACAGTGGCAGTGGCACGTCGGCTGTCTTCAACGTACAGCCTGGCAAGGATCAGGTGGGTGCGGTGGTGGGCGTTCGTCACCGGTTCTGA